One part of the Sulfolobus tengchongensis genome encodes these proteins:
- the acnA gene encoding aconitate hydratase AcnA — MPSKFSYKGSEIYYYPLEELEEKGYKISDLPYSIKILVENVYRNLDGNKITEEDLENIAKWKVGQELAFMPTRVVMQDYTGVPLLVDLASMRNKVMELGKDPKIINPVVPADLVIDHSVQVDYYGTVYSLEFNMKKEFERNSERYQFLKWAQGAFRNLRIVPPGKGIIHQVNLEYLSTVVAKSEVKGLLTAYPEVIIGTDSHTTMIEGLGILGWGVGGLEAEAVLLGEPYYLNVPEVIGVRLTGEIQEGVTPTDVVLYITELLRKKNVVGKFVEFFGSSLSLLSVPDRATIANMAPEYGATAAYFPIDDVTVSYLTLTNRDGEFVKKYAELQGLFYDDSRKIRYSDVVEVDLSKIEPSIAGPRNPDERISLKDVKSKLKKESKKKGKYIEDNAIVLAAITSCTNTSNPTVMLGAGILAKKAVELGLRVPPYVKTSTAPGSPVVSDYLKETGLLPYLEALGFHIVGFGCTTCIGNAGPLPKHIEEDIKGNNIEAYAVISGNRNFEGRINPLLKGTFLASPILVVAYALAGRIDIDFYNEPLGYDPNGKPVYLRDIWPSLKEIKAYMNLALKPELYKKNSNIFEGNELWNSLKTPQGDVYNWDERSTYIRLPPWYTEEKQEELKDIMNARILLLLGDKITTDHISPAGPITPDSPAGLYLKQFGVTDLNTYGARRGNHEVMLRGGFFNPKLKNLLVEKEGGYTIHFPDKKIVSVYEAAMQYKKEGVPLVIVAGKQYGSGSSRDWAAKVTKLLGVKAVLAESFERIHRSNLVAMGVIPIEIQDWRSLGVKGDETVNIYGIQDLKPKKELTIEFVKPNGEKIVTKGLARIDNNVELTYVKEGGILNYVLKKFLEHERKS, encoded by the coding sequence ATGCCAAGTAAATTTTCGTACAAAGGATCAGAAATATACTATTACCCATTAGAAGAATTGGAAGAAAAAGGTTATAAGATCAGTGACTTACCTTACTCAATAAAAATATTGGTAGAAAACGTATATAGAAACCTTGATGGCAATAAAATTACAGAGGAGGATCTTGAAAATATAGCAAAGTGGAAAGTTGGTCAAGAGTTAGCCTTTATGCCAACGAGAGTGGTGATGCAAGATTATACTGGAGTCCCATTATTAGTAGATCTTGCCTCAATGAGAAATAAAGTAATGGAATTGGGAAAAGATCCTAAAATAATAAACCCAGTAGTTCCTGCAGATTTGGTTATAGATCATTCAGTACAAGTTGACTATTATGGAACAGTTTATTCATTGGAATTCAATATGAAAAAGGAATTCGAGAGAAATTCTGAAAGGTACCAATTCTTAAAATGGGCTCAAGGAGCATTCAGAAATCTGAGAATAGTTCCTCCAGGTAAGGGAATAATACATCAAGTTAATTTAGAGTACTTGAGTACCGTAGTAGCTAAATCTGAAGTAAAGGGTTTACTAACTGCGTATCCAGAAGTAATAATTGGAACCGATTCCCACACCACAATGATTGAAGGTTTAGGGATATTAGGATGGGGAGTAGGAGGATTAGAAGCTGAGGCAGTACTTTTAGGAGAGCCTTACTATCTCAATGTACCAGAAGTTATTGGCGTAAGGTTAACTGGCGAAATACAAGAAGGAGTAACACCGACAGATGTGGTACTTTACATAACCGAGCTATTAAGGAAAAAGAACGTAGTAGGGAAATTTGTGGAATTCTTCGGATCATCATTATCCCTATTATCAGTACCAGATAGGGCAACAATAGCAAACATGGCTCCAGAATATGGTGCTACTGCAGCATATTTCCCAATTGATGATGTTACGGTAAGTTATCTTACGCTTACGAACAGAGATGGAGAATTCGTTAAAAAATACGCAGAGTTACAAGGTTTATTTTACGACGATTCTAGGAAAATAAGATACAGTGACGTAGTAGAAGTTGACTTAAGTAAAATTGAACCGTCAATAGCAGGACCAAGAAATCCAGATGAAAGAATAAGTCTAAAAGATGTAAAAAGTAAATTAAAGAAGGAAAGTAAAAAGAAAGGCAAATATATTGAGGACAATGCCATTGTACTAGCCGCAATTACAAGCTGTACAAATACATCTAATCCAACTGTGATGCTAGGAGCTGGAATATTAGCTAAAAAGGCCGTGGAATTAGGATTAAGAGTTCCTCCCTACGTTAAAACAAGTACTGCGCCAGGATCACCAGTTGTCTCAGACTATTTAAAGGAAACTGGATTGTTACCATATCTAGAAGCTTTAGGTTTCCACATAGTAGGTTTTGGATGTACAACATGCATTGGTAACGCTGGGCCATTACCTAAACATATTGAGGAAGATATTAAGGGAAACAACATTGAGGCGTATGCAGTAATAAGCGGGAACAGAAACTTCGAAGGAAGAATAAACCCATTACTAAAAGGAACTTTCTTAGCTTCTCCTATTTTAGTAGTAGCCTATGCGCTTGCGGGAAGAATTGACATTGACTTCTATAATGAACCATTAGGGTACGATCCAAATGGAAAACCGGTTTATTTAAGAGATATATGGCCATCATTAAAGGAGATAAAGGCATATATGAATCTTGCATTAAAGCCGGAATTATATAAGAAGAATTCGAATATCTTTGAAGGTAATGAATTATGGAATTCTCTTAAGACACCTCAAGGAGACGTATACAACTGGGATGAGAGATCCACATATATAAGACTACCACCATGGTATACTGAGGAAAAACAAGAGGAATTGAAAGATATAATGAATGCGAGAATTTTACTTCTATTAGGGGATAAGATAACAACTGATCATATCTCTCCTGCTGGTCCAATAACACCAGATTCTCCTGCAGGATTGTATTTAAAACAATTTGGAGTTACAGATCTAAACACGTATGGAGCTAGAAGAGGAAATCATGAGGTCATGTTAAGGGGAGGATTCTTTAATCCCAAATTGAAGAATCTTCTAGTTGAAAAAGAAGGTGGGTACACTATACACTTTCCAGACAAAAAAATAGTGAGCGTATACGAGGCTGCAATGCAATATAAGAAGGAAGGAGTTCCATTAGTGATAGTAGCTGGAAAACAATATGGCAGTGGTAGTTCTAGGGATTGGGCAGCAAAAGTAACCAAATTGTTAGGAGTGAAAGCTGTATTAGCCGAGAGCTTTGAAAGAATCCACAGAAGTAACCTAGTAGCGATGGGAGTAATCCCTATAGAAATCCAAGATTGGAGAAGTTTAGGAGTAAAAGGTGACGAAACCGTTAATATCTATGGTATTCAGGATCTTAAACCCAAGAAGGAATTGACGATAGAATTCGTAAAGCCCAATGGAGAGAAAATAGTTACTAAAGGCCTTGCTAGGATAGATAACAATGTGGAACTAACATATGTCAAAGAAGGAGGAATATTAAATTACGTGCTTAAGAAATTCTTAGAACATGAAAGGAAAAGTTAG
- a CDS encoding DUF2258 domain-containing protein, with amino-acid sequence MSEEINRDVERAEEYEQTTSRVSALGKNRFELSTGLIIAARYADKLRRVALVAFSKIAPKDVIIRDISELNKQLYTKIVEEMKLGKLDVIRIMVDAEYDEQRQKLVFTNVRIIRYLTEDQCTDKYKSLISENEQLKKEISELKKKLEDILSALK; translated from the coding sequence ATGAGCGAAGAGATTAACCGTGATGTAGAAAGAGCTGAAGAATATGAGCAAACTACTAGCAGAGTATCAGCATTGGGAAAAAATAGGTTCGAATTAAGTACTGGTCTTATCATAGCTGCTAGATATGCGGATAAACTGAGGAGAGTCGCTTTAGTAGCTTTCAGCAAAATAGCGCCAAAAGATGTTATAATCAGAGATATAAGTGAATTGAATAAGCAATTGTATACAAAAATTGTAGAGGAAATGAAGCTAGGTAAACTAGATGTTATAAGAATAATGGTAGATGCAGAATACGATGAACAGAGACAGAAGTTAGTTTTCACTAATGTTAGGATAATCAGATATCTTACTGAAGATCAGTGTACAGATAAATATAAGAGTCTAATCAGTGAAAACGAGCAGTTGAAAAAAGAGATTTCTGAGCTGAAGAAAAAATTAGAGGATATATTATCTGCTCTAAAGTGA
- a CDS encoding TRASH domain-containing protein, with translation MAEFKSIRQILSIPNFGNCVECGKEVEYAEFILVHKNKAYLFCSKSCFRKWLRETRIHYGD, from the coding sequence ATGGCTGAATTCAAGTCAATAAGACAAATTTTGTCTATTCCTAATTTTGGAAATTGCGTGGAATGTGGCAAGGAAGTTGAATATGCTGAATTTATCTTGGTACATAAAAATAAAGCCTATCTATTTTGTTCCAAATCGTGTTTCAGAAAATGGTTAAGAGAAACTAGAATACATTATGGGGACTGA